In the genome of Diabrotica undecimpunctata isolate CICGRU chromosome 2, icDiaUnde3, whole genome shotgun sequence, the window AACgatattttaatatgtttatatgaGACAGTAATGTTAAATTCATAATCTGTCTTTTTAAGGCTGTACTTAATAGTAAGTACTTCAATTTATAATATGAAAAGTATTTacacttaaaataatttttattttatttagactGCATAAAAACTACCACTGTAACAATTGTACAGCAAGGAATAGACCTTAGGTTTTGTGTATATACTTAACAATTTTTAGAAGTAttattttttgatacaaattttatagcaatgatattttaaacttttattgtgGATTGTGATTTTAgagtattgtttattttatatttattgtagaaaattatttattatttatgtgtGTATGATTGTAGGAATTGATtaataaacataaattaataaaataatgtgTTCCTCGAATCAATACCAAATTAATAATACCTGAAATGGAATGGATGGACCCATGGAATATGGAATCACCTCTTGCTCTTACTTGATAGAATACAAGTAAACATAGTAAACAATAAACAAGTAAACAGTAATCACTGTGTTGCATATTCagcaaatatatttattattttgccaCGTTTTGCTGAATATTAATTTTCTTTAGAACATTTCAAATACCCACTAAATCAATGCCATCTTTGATAATGATTGTCTCggttgattttattttatataagaaaATAGTATCTATAAAACTCAAACCATTGATTAAACCTACACATAACTACAAACTGTATAGTAATTTTTAATCAATGCccaaactaaaagaaattaattacTCAATCAAAACAAATTCACTCATACGCGGTTGGAAATGTTATGATCTGCAATGTCCAAATCATTTTTCGCATTAATTCCACGTTTGAAATTTCTCAGGGTTACCTATTGTAGATATACTTAAAATTAATACATTTCCATTAAGTACGGTAATATCATAAGAATTATTATATATCCTCGTCTTGGAAATTGATTGCTTTACTATTTCCATACTCCAACAGGGTAAAGTTAAAAAGcttagagtagggaattctactcgtcatcgagtagaattccctactctaagTTAAAAAGTAATAGGTTTGGCAAATACGCTTTGAAATTTTGTGATTTTTGTGAAAAATAACATTGCTACATCTGGTATACACTATTTCTCATTATTTTCTAGTGATCCTTACTTTAAGGCAAAATTGAAACTCGGCAACCAGTAAATGTACGTTGCTAAATTTAAGAGACTATAAATtgttcttaatttttattttttaagcttCAGCAAATTATAGATGCAAATGAAACATGTTTTTATGTACTAGAGCTTGTTTCAGTTTTCTAAACAAACAATATTTATCACTAATTTAGTCAAATACCATtctcaaaaataattaatgaTCATAGTTCTTCTAAATATAGGTTCCATGTTAATGTTCTGGCCTGGAGATTTAGTGGGCAAGTTAGTAAATATTTGTGACGTCACACTTTTGACATAAAAGGAGACTACGAAAAAATGCCTATAATAAATGACAGTAAATAGACCAACTTTTTAACATAACAATAATAATGACAGAGTAATAACAAATATTTGACGTTTAGAACCAGCCTTCAATCTTGAAAATAGAGACAAATTATCATAGACAAGTTAATTAAGAAAACTAACATTATTTTCCCAAACTGTTTCAGCAATGTGTATTAAGCGTATATAAAAGGTACATTTctttaaatgtattaaataatttttttaataaaataattgcaGATGGAAGGTAGACTTAGGAAATGGAGAAGCAAACGAGACTTTCTAAAACTTTTGCAGTCTCGAGAAACTAACGCAGAAACATCTAAATTTTTCAAGCAACATTCACAGTTTACAGATAGCTTAATAAAGAGACTGGGACTGGAGTTTGAGCTACTAGGCCATCAAGGTTGTGTGAACTGTTTGGAGTGGACTCCCAATGGAGAGTAAGTTTTTATGATTTATGTTATCTTTCGTTCTTAATTAGTTATCTGTGTATCTTTAGTACTAAGGACAGTCAAATTAACTTGTTTAatgataaaaatgtaatatttttataactttacaaGGCAATACATAAGATATCTTTTTGGGGTGTTATTCAAtgtgatttaataaataatttatcctTAGAACTGTTTAGAACAGTGTGAAGAAACTATTGTAGGCCAGAATGATCATCAACCTCCAATGAGGATATAGCAAGGGAAGAAGATTattggcattttgtcttttttatgatattaaaaataagcagtataataaagtaaaaaatatacctGTTTTGCATTcccaaatttgttattttttagagtatTTCAACCTTTTCAGTGAGAGTTGTATTAGCTACACTTTTGCCAAGTACTAATTGAAACTACAAATATAATCTACTGATCTTACTTTTTTATTGCTATAAACTATAAATAGTCAATAAAAATGTTAATGATACATAGACAAATCATGAAATATGACGTCATAGATTTATGCCGCATAaggtgtttattaatttatatttaaatgggaataagccacaattaaaggttaaaatatgtttattgacgtttcaatttccacttcggaaatcgttctcaaaatacaaacattagtaaattaaacaaattttgttttttgttacttattgaaaaattcttctaataatttaattttatctgactcatctatattgacaattcagacataacttatacattttaaagtagacaactttaaaatgatattgccaatattgttgagttgcgttcctgggacgactttacttataagatagttcattcgattacatgaaatcaactttaacttgagaatatccgtcagaaaagatcataacatgtaattcgtctttaaaaagacaaattttTGAGACAGTTTCCTtgggaagccccaaggaaacagaacaagagtaaggccccgtaaaagatgtaTAGACGAcatagagagggatcttaaaaccatgaacatcaggcagtgacgaaggaaagtatccgacagggcagaatagaagaacattgttaagcaggccaagactcacaatgggttgtagcgccattagaagaaaaagaagagggaTAAATGAATGTAATTGGTATATacctaaacataaagaaaagatattatttaatgaaataaaaagtctattttttagtattcatcataagtggctcgacaatccgttgtggatcttggcctctCACAAAGAATTCGCCACTACTGtcaattcctggcaacttccctccatatTCTAACCCTTAggatctgtaggtcttcttccacatcatcaatccatatGATTTGTGGctgtcctctgcttcttgtgccctctggttttgaaaatgttaatctcttcgtgtattcttgatctgacatcctagcaatgtgtccagcccatctaagcctctGCTGTTTTTAGTATTAATaacacaaatttttattgatacaGTGAAGGTAACAGGAAACTGGATGGAATGCAATGTAAGAGGATAAGATGTAAAATGTTAGATAATGATTATCACAAGATATATTATGTGTAATAGGTAGTAGCATTTAGTTGACTTTGTGTAtattatctatttttttatattccattCAATGCTGGATATAAATCataaatttttaatgttattttgatatattatatatacttgATCTAGTACAAGTCAGTAAAACAATatactatttatatatttttttactctaTTTACTCTATTTACATTTACTCTATTTACATTATCCTATATACATTAACCACACTTTTTAGGCACTTGGCTTCTGGTTCAGATGACACAAATATTATATTATGGGACCCTTTTCGCCACAAACACCTGCAGCTTATACCAACTCAACACATAGGAAATATTTTCTCTGTTAAGGTAAAATTTTTGGACACATATAGATTGCTTAGTTATGGGATACTAGTTTGACTGTAGTGTGTATTGTGATTGATTAATATGTGGAAATGACTAAGATTCCAactatttaagtttttattgtAGAACCTCTTGTAATTTTTTTCTAGTgagtatatataaatatgtcaaaTGAGTTTAAGTTTATTCTATAGTTTTTAGGAGGTTCATCCACAGAAATAGCAACAGCTTCAGGTGATGGTAGGGTCTTAGTACAATCTATTCCAACGGCAGTCGCCAAAGGACATCCGCTTTTGGAATGCAGCTGCCATGTGAATCGTGTGAAAAGATTAGCAACTTCTCCAATTGAGCCTTCTTTGTTTTGGTCTGCAGCTGAAGATGGACTCATTATGTaagctattttttttaaataatatcgaAATTAAATTTTGCCCACTAAACTTATTAAAAGTAAAGATCAGCACCTGAAGTTATTTGTTATCTTTTAAATTCCAGCCAATACGATTTAAGGGAACAGCACGAATGTTCCTCCTCCCAAAGAAAAGTGTTGATTGACCTTAGTAGCAATTATGGAGAGCTCAAATGTGTAGCTATTAATCCTATGAAACCACATTATCTAGCAGTTGGGGCCAATGATTGCTATGTAAGATTATATGACCGTAGGATGTTAAAACCTTATATAAGGGAAGGGGTAAGATTTCAAATTTGTATTTATAGTTGAATAATTATTCTGATTAAttaaattatgaataataaattattttttagcaTTTTCTTCTTCCCATGGATATGATTGCAGACAAATCGTCAGAAAGAGAACCAGTAGAGTTGAACTGTGCGCAATATTACGCCCCAGGCCACCTGGCAGTGGAAAATGCCAAAATGATCAATTATAAATTGGCTGTAACTAATATATCTTTTAATTCTGCCGGATCGGAAATGTTGGCGAATATGGGCGGTGAACACATCTATCTTTTTAACGTCAATAATTCTAGGCACATCAGTGATATGCAAGTCCCTCAGATAGTCAATAAAAAGGATCAGCCCGTTTGTAAACACTGTCGCAAAACGGTAAGTAAAATTTTGGCTTTGTAAAATATTATTCAAGAAAAATTGAGTGATGTACTCGATTATTTTTCTACTGTGtacacatattttaaaatttgtacaaaattaattATACACAAGTTCATATGATTATTCATTATGCACATTATTCATGTTGCTCGTATGGTGCGATTAGCAATGGTTATGGTGTTGTTAGATTTCAACAGACACATACGCCATATACCGGGACTGATTGGCCAGACGGCAGGAAAACACAAAATATTAACTGATGAAATCttcgatatttttaaaaaatcttgagGCTGTGCAAAGTTTTCAAGGTCAACAGTGAACCATTCACTTTTCATAAAATGTTGATTTAATTTGTAATGATTATGATCTTAAAAAACAATGGATTTGATCTCAAAAACTATCGGCAGTGTAGAACAGGTATACATTCCCAAAACTTCTACGTGAGTTGTAACTTACTCTTGCTGTAAATCTTTCAGCTGGACATAGGCAATATACATTGAGGTAAGTGTGGCAACTGTGCTTTCTCGAATCTATGCCAATATCCCAGCTCACTAAGCGATAGCCTACAATGTGATTGATGACTCGATAATTGGTACCTAAAAATCTGAAATTTTACTGTTGTTAATTAACGACACTGGCTACGTTTTGTATATActtaggttttttaaataaattatttatacgGAGTTAGAGAACATCATAATTATTTCATCTCACATTAAACAGCTAAATTAAGACTCAATCTGAAACTGGTTGTATCCCGAGAACCCAGTACCTCcccaataaattatttataaataagagtCAACCTTTTTACTGATGTCATTTTTTgactaaaaattatataattattgttcTTCCTACCTCTAGTTTAATACATTAGTAAATGTCAAATTTATTAAGAAAATGTCACTGATGCGATAGTTTTTAGGATTTCTTTaaattactatttatttaataCTATTTCGTTTTTCGTTGGGCGTAGCCCACTATTTAAAACTAAGGTTTTTAACTGCAAAGCAATAACTTATAAATAAAGCTCAGCGtatccaattgggattactacagtactatctacacggatgtctccaaatcagaagacggtacaggatgtgccttttacatccccatggagaaggtagaaaaaTTTTGCgaattaaaatcaaatatttccatatttagtgcggaagcaattgccatatatcaagccctactttttgtttctaacagggaatcctccgttattattgtttcagattccatgtcagttctcacagccattaaATAACCTTTTTTTCCAACCACACactccaatccctacataatattaattaaaaaattagtgaaacactttaaagaaaataaaaaaatgtgatatttatatgggccaaagcacacagtggaattaaacataatgaacatggggaccaactagccaaattaagtatttattcagtggataccacagaatATCTACCtagtatttctgat includes:
- the LOC140435317 gene encoding WD and tetratricopeptide repeats protein 1-like — encoded protein: MEGRLRKWRSKRDFLKLLQSRETNAETSKFFKQHSQFTDSLIKRLGLEFELLGHQGCVNCLEWTPNGEHLASGSDDTNIILWDPFRHKHLQLIPTQHIGNIFSVKFLGGSSTEIATASGDGRVLVQSIPTAVAKGHPLLECSCHVNRVKRLATSPIEPSLFWSAAEDGLIIQYDLREQHECSSSQRKVLIDLSSNYGELKCVAINPMKPHYLAVGANDCYVRLYDRRMLKPYIREGHFLLPMDMIADKSSEREPVELNCAQYYAPGHLAVENAKMINYKLAVTNISFNSAGSEMLANMGGEHIYLFNVNNSRHISDMQVPQIVNKKDQPVCKHCRKTGGNGYINGVRLDQCSEENCMCFYLERANQCQKRKWMGDVYNAARDFLYVIQNWPNHTQAYIGLIECLIELKWGKEAQRWLDYFLNLPINSNHEKSVILPSEVQNVLVSNQEKADRENELADQSITERTFKKVGAVEQKRRLESLDFELRFLGHCNTTTDIKEASFLGEDGNYVCAGSDEGIIFVWERKKSKIVTALFGDVSIVNCVQPHPSACFIASSGIDSGVKLWSPLPELEDFVNPRKVTDIKAVVEANQNRMALDPLESMLVNMGYRLPGLHNEVPVCQTC